TATCTTTACCGTACAATTGTGGCACGATATGCCAGATTTTTGGGTATAATGTATCTAATATGGTCACAACTAAGCAATAGGGTGTAAAAGGAAACAGATGATTGCCTTCAATAAAAGTCAATAGAATGTTATGAGCAGGTGGAAACAAAAGGATCTTTTTGAGGGACGGACTGATATGATTAGTGTTCCCATGTCATAACATCTTACCAACTGAGATGGGATAAAAATGATTAAGGCTAAGTATAtgggtttttaaaaaataattttatcaaatcaaaCATACCCCTTTGTTGTCCACATCctatgaaaaatgtttttttttggtcTATGGGTGCAATTGTGCATTCTAGCAATCGATAACGGTCACTTCATGTGGTAAACGTTTGCACGTTTCAATTGTTTAGATGTAGTTTATGTTTGGATGACTACAGTACAAAGTTTTGTTGGTGTTTATCATTGACcatagaaaattttgacaaattgaAGGTTTTGCTTCTTGTCTTCTGGAATATTCCTGGGCTTCTAATAATTAGATTATGAGGCCTACATGTAATTCTTACACCTGCATATTGgtcttgtttaattttgttttttattgttgaagttaaattcttcaaagaTATTTGTTGCTAAACTGTTCTTTGTTGTTAGAAAACAACTTATCAAGTTGAATCTTATCTTTGGCAtcttttgagcatgttttaaaGTTCTTCAGAATTTGCATAGACCTGCTTTTCCATtgatttgaagattttattcTCTCAAGGTCTCatatttcacattttatttgttttattcaatGCAGATTAAGAGGGAGATAAAAATACTGCAGAATCTTTGTGGAGGGATAAATATTGTGAAGTTGCTTGATATTGTTCGAGATCAGCAATCGAAGACACCAAGTCTTATATTTGAGCATGTAAacaatattgattttaaagttCTTTATCCAACACTTTCAGACTTTGATATTCGCTACTACATCTATGAACTTTTAAAGGTAATCAAATAGTTTGGGATCTTTTTTATTACCATGATAAGTGAGCATTTGTTTTGCACACCGATGTAGCTAGTGTTTCAGTTGCTCAATTAAGCATTAACCCCAACTCCtccttgtttttatttgacttttctaaCTCTGGGTGTCCATGTTATTGGAAACTGTATATGTAGGCCTTGGATTATTGCCACTCACAAGGAATTATGCATCGAGATGTCAAACCTCATAATGTGATGATTGATCATGAGCAACGTAAACTTCGTCTTATAGATTGGGGTCTTGCTGAGTTTTACCATCCTGGGAAAGAGTATAACGTTCGTGTTGCTTCAAGGTTGTTTGTCTGTTCTCTTTGTGGAACTGTCttatattgaaattgatttattaGGATTTATTTAATGGCATCTATAAGTTTGTtgttaatgattttttattaatttatttccttCATTCTTTTGTTGCGTACTTGCAGATATTTTAAAGGTCCAGAACTTCTTGTTGATTTACAAGATTATGACTATTCTTTAGACTTGTGGAGTCTTGGCTGCATGTTTGCTGGAATGGTGAGTATTTGGCAGTATTTTATGCTAATAATTGCTAAAAAATTTCAGAGTGATTCTAacattttactattatttacaTGAGttatatcttttattataCACTGTCATCATAAGCAATTGGAAGACATTGAACTCTCTATGTTACTGAGGTCTTTATACATAGTAGTATCATATGGAATGACATGTCTTGCATTTTGTGGTGTCTTCTGCATGGAAGTTATAATGTTGTCTCATTATAACTAGGGCATCTTTTcatcatatttgtttttgatagAGTGGATATTATTCTACTCCCTCTTCATCTTAAGATGGAATATGACTTGATTATTCCATATTCCGCATGTTTAGCTTCCTCTAAATAAACGTTCAACTTGTGTAGAATTGCTTGATGCttataattgtaatttatACTGTCAGATTTTCCGCAAGGAGCCGTTCTTCTATGGACATGATAATTATGACCAGCTGGTCAAAATAGCTAAGGTATGGaatactttaattaaaatttcatattttgttgtattcttACAGCTAATAGAATTTCTGTGACACGGTTTTGATCCCATCCATGTGTATTATTGACATTCTTATCTGTGTGAAGGAACtccacattttatttttttagaagcGGAGACAAAGAActccatattttattatatctgTGTCAGGTTCTTTCAACTCTTAATTGAATGGAAGGTTCTGGTTTAATGTAATAGTGCACACTGTTTGAGAGTCATTCATCATCTGAATACGGTTATGAATGTATAGAATGAGTGTCATTCATCTGAATATGGTTACAGATAAAGGTGTAATCTAACTTGATGTTTATGGTCTTTGCTGGAACAGGTGTTGGGGACAGATGAATTGAACACTTATTTGAGTAAATATCGTATAGAATTAGACCCACATCTTTCGGCTCTTGTTGGGAGGTTTGTTTCAGGGCTTGACTCcttggatttttatttttcctggTCATTGGCCACTTCAACCGAATTTACAAGTAATTgctcactttcttttttataaatttgatgaagGCATAGTCGGAAACCTTGGACCAAGTTTATTAATGTTGACAATCAGCATTTGGCAGTCCCTGAGGTAAAAGTAACAGAAAAATTGCCATTTTATGATTGggtattttgtttgtttaaggttattttttctgatcatatttattttacatttgttGAAGGCTGTTGATTTCGTTGATAAATTGTTGCGCTATGATCATCAAGAAAGGCTAACTGCTAAAGAGGCAATGGTTTGTACACTGGCATTAAAGCGCTTTATCCTTCCTTTCAACACTGAATGCATTATGTGATGATATGCTATCGTGATGTTCTATTTGTCTGTTGctatttatattgattatatttttgacAAGTCCAGAATTCCTGGATGCTCTGGAAGTTCTTAGCACTATTGCTCTTTATCCATTTAGCTTTTACTTGAACGTGTTTCTCATAATATAATGTCATCAAAtactcattttcaaaattcatctGTCATCACATCTAGAATTATTCTGTAAAGGAGGACCTTGTTGAAATGATCATTGTGACGACTGTCTCTATGGAATATTAAGTTTCTTTATGGATATTTAAGATAAGTTGATATTGTTGATGTAAAATGCAGGCCCATCCATACTTCTTCCCAATTAGGAATGCAGAAAGCAGCAGAACTCGGAACCAGTAAAATCCATTTCCAGGTGGGAAACTGACTATGTGtgccttctctctctctctaatctTCTCTTGCCGCCTCTGTCTGTATTTTTGGCCATCCTCTCTGATGTTTAAGAACTTTCATTTGGTGTAATGAGGAAATGTGCCACCACTCCACTCCTTGTGTGCTGTAAAACCAAGTTATTTCCCTTTATTTTTTCCCCCAAATATTTGGCTAATTCttaagtaaatttttttgcgTCAGTTAATCTTTGAAACCATTATCTTCTCTTGTGTATTTGAATGGCTGATTATCATGTGTGATAGGAATAGGATAAAACCTTCATTTCCTTAGCTGGTTGTGGGTCCAACAAATTTGGTGATAATTCCTTTCTTTGAAGTACTTTGTTTTGGATAAGACACCCCTTTCTGATGTGGGTTGTTTAAGCCTTACGTTGTTGGATTGatggttttatatatatatatagaatcaATCAATTATATCTGATTGATTTGGATAGTTTACTTCAAAATATCAGTATCTATGAACCTCCTCCCCTTCAGTCTTGGTGCACTATTGATTTGGATAGTTTATTAgtaataacttaaaaaaaccATAGAATCAAGTACTTGTAGCTCTGTTAAAATATTTCCAACTTCCCGATCTAATTAATCAGATTGGTCTTCATGCTTTTCTTGTTTGCCATTTTGAGTTATCAGTCATGCTCGACTCAGTATTGGTGCTTAGGAACTTGCATGTATGaaaacacttcaaaaaaatttcGTAGTCTTAAGTTTCTTAAGGAATGGGTAGAACTTTGAAGCTACGCTCCATTGCTATGcctttaatacaaaatttcgGTGAAGGCAAATCTAGACTTTCTAAATAAGGttgatataaatttctttgaaagCCAGGCAGATGTATATTGTGAAACATAACCAAACGAACCAATATGTAGTGAAAAATATTAGGAAAATGGTAAGAACATTAATAGATTAAACAATTCAACACTGAAGTGTGTGTTACTCCCAATTTGAAAGCTAAAAAAAGTGGAGAAATTGGGTGTACCCATTCAAAGCTAACGAAAGTGTTAGaacccaaaagaaataaaatgttgtAACATTGGTATACCATCTGAGGACActaatttgagatttttctCATGAAAATCGACTTCTTTGAACTGTCGTAAAAGATCTCTTGTAGACATTTAGTTCACTACAATGGACATCAAACTCAAATCCATCAATATCACCATTTTTACCGAACTCTTTTCATTGATTCCGACGCTGGATAACTTTTCCTAAAATGGTATATCGAACCCCAGGACTCGTGGCTGCAACTATCAACAACCGCATACacttttctctaatttttaggACAACTTTGGTTGCCACAACTACTTCCTAGAGAATAATTATTACTAGATGCCgataacaaaaattgaaatgagaaAATCTCGTCTCGATCATGAATTGAATTCAAGGattgaaagatatttttagtcTCACGTTAGGATAGGGATTCGTTTAGATATAATGTCCAGTTGAGACATTCGGTTGTACGTGCATGTTTTCATCTGGGCTTTGGGTTGGGCTTATTCTTTCCCAATTTGAAGCCATGTTTTTTCCCCCTCATTTCTCATGCCATGAATTGGGCTTCAACACATTTTAAGTCCTACATCAAAGTCATGTGGTATTCATTGatatgataaaattgaaaggttATGTATTCGAGGTggttcataattaattaacttaattgtTAGCATGCGTGACatgataaatatatacaaatcaTAAGCCTACtgtgtttcttctttttctgttgGAGCTGATTTAATTATCCTAAGAACAATAAAATCCAACCTTAATTATGTCAATGTGAACATATTCATTAAATTGGTTTGACGACAATATTGTACAAGTTGAATCAAATGTGATTcatgaacaaaacaaaagtgtTGACCATTGGGCAGGAGAGATAAGATTAAGGAGAGCAGTAGCATAAGATTATTATATAATGTATTACTTGCgatttatataattagttatataatggttgaaagaaaagaggaagaaaatgtattatattaatgaaagtAGGGTGTGGGGGACAAAATGTGCATGCTTGAAAGTGACAATGAGAAGCATCATGGGATAGcaaataacaacattttaggCTTTTAATTTGGGGCCTTTTGTGTGTGGAAGGAAATCCAAAGAGTCCCATTGTCtcaatcaattttcatttttaatctaaccattatttttccttttaatttgttatgttttttgataaatcattttctaaaagCCCCACTCTCTTATTAACACTGCGTGTACTTCAATCCTATCATAAATCCTTCCTATTTTCCTCTTTGGAATTAAGTGaatttcaaatgttaaaatgtccccatttcttttcttttagaataaaaataaaatacaataaattaaaggGATAtgtcattttccattttatgagattttgtGTTGATTACACGTGCTGTTTACAAGTGTGGGGAAGGACtcatatttttccatttttatttatttctttctaaaaataaaataaaaataattgtagaCAAACTTAAGACATCCGAATCCCTAACCTTCCCTTCCTTTTGAAACATTTCGCATTTAATCCGATATTTCATGCCCTTCGTTTTCCACTCATTTCCGACCATTTCTctattctactttttttagtacaacaatgaCTAGAGAAGAAACGATCAAATATAACGAACCTCCAacttttagagaaaaatatcatgtcaattattatatacccttgacaatttaaatttagtatttgatgttgtatttatatatatatatttatttttgaatgaTATGATgtttactttgtttttctcttttatttttatattatttatagtattatttagaatatatttgaatttggagTTTGTGAAAGAGAATTGGTGTAGAAGAGTTTGGAGGGTAGCAAGGACAAAATGATTGTAAACCCAATACATCTTGCTTTTTTGTATAGTGAAGATGACACTCAAAGATAGAGATGGTAACAAGCTAAGTGTGGTGGAATGAAttgtcattttcatcttccatatcattctctctttcttcttcttctgcttctaataaaataaaattgaagtaGTTGCCATGaaaacaacatatatatatatatatatctattaaGATAAAGGATGAGAGtgtactatttcttttttacttaggGTTTCTATACCAAGACTTGCTTAGTAATACTATCAAcaaatatttctatatttttataataatatgatattatctatttttattccATGCACTTATTCTtagaattaatataaatattattcacACTCTAGTATCCAACTATGACCAAATTAacacaaaataacaaaaagaatacGAAAATGGAAGAGGTTAATTAGATTAGGTTAAAAGTAGAGAACAATATTAGTACTATCTCACCCCCTCcattaggaaaaaataataatcaaacacTGCTTTCTTTGGATGGACCCCTAAGGTTAAGAGTAATGAATATGTAAAGATAATaggaaaaagataaatatggTGGATATGAACATGGCGGCTagctaagtttttttttttttttttttttcttttttttcaaatttataaataaatgtatttatttattttgtaattatgcAAAGTGATGGGGGAGTCCCAAATGGGACCCTCTtcttgtgtattttttttcccaattCAGTTCCTTTGTCCTCATTCTTTTAATTACCTTCCTCTCTTCTTAATATCCATGGGCTACATGCAAAACAACCCACGTGAAATTACCATACTAACCCTTCCAGATAGTTTCTTGACtctaaatttaacttttttcgaGCTATATGATACATGTTCAAAATCCGTATATTACTCTCTAATAATCGCTAGATACAAATTCGTACCTCAAACTTTGTCTTGTGTGCATGTATATATCCATGTTAGAATTGGCAACCATATTTGTTTGGTCCCACATTGGTTAGTAACTGGTGATGTGTGACTGAACgttataagaaagaaaaccaaaaaagaaaagagaaaatattcGTGAGATAACATTCAAATTGAGTAAACGACGGTGagtttgttttgatttgagAATTGGCAAGTTCATGCAGAAGATAAGATAAGAAGAACCCATTGTGTACAAATTAATGAAGAGAGAGACattcaaaaaaacaaataaaagatatataataataataataaaaaagggtttttcttttcatgcaATTGATctaagaagaaattaaaaggaagAACTATGAAAGGTCATTTCAGAAtcagaagaggaagaagaagaagaaaataatgggAGACAAAATGCTGAATATTTG
This DNA window, taken from Cucumis sativus cultivar 9930 chromosome 6, Cucumber_9930_V3, whole genome shotgun sequence, encodes the following:
- the LOC101205903 gene encoding casein kinase II subunit alpha produces the protein MAIRPLNFKVSSNFHTLSSILSSPSLFLSAQSPPPSIFFFLRRIASSTASLSPSHHHHHPPPPPPPRLRSPSPQETLAQKIGKSIRRPGAPSKARVYADVNVIRPKDYWDYESLTVQWGDQDNYEVVRKVGRGKYSEVFEGVHCTDNEKCVIKILKPVKKKKIKREIKILQNLCGGINIVKLLDIVRDQQSKTPSLIFEHVNNIDFKVLYPTLSDFDIRYYIYELLKALDYCHSQGIMHRDVKPHNVMIDHEQRKLRLIDWGLAEFYHPGKEYNVRVASRYFKGPELLVDLQDYDYSLDLWSLGCMFAGMIFRKEPFFYGHDNYDQLVKIAKVLGTDELNTYLSKYRIELDPHLSALVGRHSRKPWTKFINVDNQHLAVPEAVDFVDKLLRYDHQERLTAKEAMAHPYFFPIRNAESSRTRNQ